In Plasmodium vivax chromosome 14, whole genome shotgun sequence, the genomic window AGggtttaatatattaattaaagcATATAAAAAGATTAGTAGCTCTCACAGTGATGTAATGCACAAACGTGAgcttaaatgaataaaaaatatataaaaataaacagacTAACTTAAAAACGTTCGGTTGTGTGccctttataaaaaattggcatGGAAAACAAATAGTGGGAATGTTAATGGTTCCTTTGCTTCGCACAGttatgaaatattattaaaaagaattaaaaataataataaaataaaaaggatagaGTGTGGAATTCAAAAGGTTGCTAATGAATGCTTGCCTGTCTGTGTGCCGGGGAATGCACGCCCAACGTGTAATGCTTTGGACAAATTATAACTACTGTAAGAATAAGAAATTATACACTTTCTAAAAGTTTATTTTAGAATCATAATAGTGTAATGTATTGGGGTCGTCCTTCCTTTCTTTGATATAATTCCATAAGCGTGAGCATTTCCTATATTTTAACAGgatgtatattaatatgataaaaGAAATACCAGAGAGTGAAAAAACAGCTGCGcttattttataaacaacCACTATAGCTATAATGATAGCGCTTAATAAAACCGgagaaaaaacttttaattttttaagaattttttttatcatatttttttgcttgttgTTAGATTCAAAGATGCTGTATTTCTGTGCAGGGGAACTTTCaaatgaatttaaaatttcttgtTCAATTTTGGcatcaatattttttaaaaatttacatatcgTTGATACGATGGATCTTGgatttttgcttaatttatTCTTATACTTTCTCTTTCGCGCTGGTGTTTTATTCTCTTTCCATGATGTATTATCATCATGTTTTAACATgtaaagtatttttttaacagcgTTATTTCGTTTTAATGAGTCAAATATTTCTTCAACACGTGCATCACTCTTTAGTATATTAAGCAGTTTGTCAAAATTGTCGTCATATTCTAGAACATCAAGTAGTTGTTGAAAATTTCTGTCATGCTTTAATTCATCAAGCAGCTTTTCACAGTAATAATAGCAGTTCTTTGCCTTGGGTTTTTCTTCCAATTTATCATAGAATTCGAATGTATTAAACCGCTTTTC contains:
- a CDS encoding Pv-fam-d protein (encoded by transcript PVX_101505A), yielding MFDLIKNDDNIQKTLDALKHNKKVEKRFNTLDHGRNFNKRDELFAQNDAFDKKNGALYRAGNDKRSYTTSDYTGNAKRGHASPAYDSHYDRKPSKGNYTDSLGRRNSSYNYSDNFENEFETHDYDKHFKKVYDTFKFGQNFQKGYNAERAYDNTPEMLNTLEEKDYAKKEPTRLNDHHKLEKRFNTFEFYDKLEEKPKAKNCYYYCEKLLDELKHDRNFQQLLDVLEYDDNFDKLLNILKSDARVEEIFDSLKRNNAVKKILYMLKHDDNTSWKENKTPARKRKYKNKLSKNPRSIVSTICKFLKNIDAKIEQEILNSFESSPAQKYSIFESNNKQKNMIKKILKKLKVFSPVLLSAIIIAIVVVYKISAAVFSLSGISFIILIYILLKYRKCSRLWNYIKERKDDPNTLHYYDSKINF